A window of the Fusarium fujikuroi IMI 58289 draft genome, chromosome FFUJ_chr09 genome harbors these coding sequences:
- a CDS encoding related to C2H2 zinc finger protein, which translates to MYGANDELSLAVDAFLTEAMGRKQTQSQGQSDTSRRGSGSATSQPAPQSDKSFECTHPGCSKKFTRSEHLQRHALNHLPGGSSCDICRAHFKRPDLLRRHMERHRQKDLEAGGTGFGVLDTRKRSWEAPDGTVVEKRPCRNSNTKAKTAKGSRQNSQETQQIPSPESDQADNIRTQSPGLINWGHSEGQSVHGVNLHSSSDLHIEDSIFVHSAGELITDDQLASLTNSTDPFGHGEGIGDFSFDQLDPLLLNESFVDNTALDYTQNFQPDTASSFNMPYTTALDYNWLFNMNLNPTSTPLTKANEQHIPPAQMPEPVQILSPDSINSTRRWSESVQSHNSDTRQDAPDPRTAVLNHIKTTTESLVSSTTDYTTPTQHKSAKSLKSHGAHDQQHVEEPQFNRPFSMLDKGQAIPKIDESVHKRILQVVETANPSLPDSRHSVWDEPLLSRDSLQTYLELFFVKFNTAYPLMHLATFDVARMEPLLLISVLLLGATYSSKDAHQLAVCIHDVIRPSIFSHASFSARAELWTLQTILLVECFGKSRAGQKQHDMSHLFHGLLINLIRRSDCQSVRPQGPPVDSADAREGVVREAWRRWAIAEQKKRLALLCFMWDTQHAVLFCQSLCMSAFELRLELPCSQRIWEASDPTSWAMAWRSSACGSQQNFYLPSLKSYLGPSVPRPKALTGLSHVLMLHGLMSIAWDMQRRDQTSLGVVDGDGPGSNWRKLIGNAYDAWKKEFDAYITSIISRLQNTPEDQARRSEYVAFATAYNALFHSAQALLHMEFLDIQIYAGARHILGRPVQQKDYRRSAKAVKQWASVTERPGKNQPSDAEHTTRSHKRPACVAAWHASRLLHENTKVLTRSDAMQLFHVPWCLYLATLACWAFCHGQPNRGGMLDIDDDADDSDDESDEIIWNPRGEMHNLVSTMAQNGPEDMDVKPGQQRQIVGLVWTMAETLSKVRWGILHAGVVVLRGLIPQRLINQYDEPHDDAF; encoded by the exons ATGTACGGAGCCAACGACGAGCTGTCCCTAGCGGTCGATGCGTTTCTTACAGAAGCCATGGGTCGTAAACAGACACAATCGCAGGGTCAATCAGATACCTCTCGAAGaggttctggttctgcaaCCTCACAGCCGGCTCCTCAGAGTGACAAGTCGTTTGAATGTACTCATCCGGGCTGTAGCAAGAAGTTCACCCGCTCCGAACACCTACAGCGACATGCTCTCAATCACTTGCCGGGCGGCTCTTCATGTGACATATGCCGTGCACACTTCAAACGGCCTGATTTGCTGA GGCGACATATGGAAAGACATCGCCAGAAGGATCTAGAGGCTGGAGGAACCGGTTTCGGCGTTCTCGATACACGCAAGAGATCCTGGGAAGCACCCGACGGTACGGTCGTTGAAAAGCGACCGTGTCGAAACAGCAACACGAAAGCCAAGACTGCAAAGGGTTCGCGACAGAACTCTCAAGAAACACAACAAATCCCATCTCCAGAATCAGACCAAGCAGATAATATAAGGACCCAATCCCCTGGGCTGATCAATTGGGGCCATAGCGAAGGCCAGTCAGTGCATGGAGTCAATCTTCATTCCTCGTCCGACTTGCACATTGAAGACTCCATCTTTGTTCACTCCGCGGGTGAACTTATTACAGACGACCAGTTAGCCAGCTTGACCAACTCAACTGACCCATTTGGCCACGGTGAAGGCATAGGCGACTTCTCATTCGACCAGCTTGACCCTCTACTCCTCAACGAGTCGTTCGTGGATAACACGGCACTTGATTACACGCAAAACTTTCAGCCAGATACCGCCAGCTCGTTTAACATGCCCTATACGACTGCGTTGGATTACAACTGGCTGTTTAACATGAACTTGaacccaacatcaacacctctTACAAAGGCAAACGAGCAGCATATACCACCCGCCCAAATGCCGGAGCCCGTCCAGATATTATCACCGGACTCTATCAATAGCACACGCCGTTGGTCTGAGTCGGTACAATCTCACAACAGTGATACGAGGCAAGATGCACCTGATCCACGAACCGCCGTCTTGAACCATATCAAGACAACTACAGAGAGCCTTGTCAGCTCTACAACTGATTATACAACGCCAACACAACATAAAAGTGCCAAATCATTAAAGTCTCACGGCGCCCATGATCAACAGCACGTCGAGGAACCACAGTTCAACAGGCCATTCTCGATGCTTGACAAAGGTCAGGCGATACCAAAGATTGACGAAAGCGTACACAAACGAATCCTTCAAGTCGTCGAGACTGCAAACCCATCTTTACCTGATTCTCGTCACTCCGTGTGGGATGAGCCACTACTGTCCCGAGACTCCCTACAAACGTACCTAGAATTGTTCTTCGTAAAATTCAATACTGCCTACCCACTCATGCACCTTGCAACCTTTGATGTGGCCAGAATGGAGCCTTTGCTTCTCATCTccgttctccttcttggcgcaACATACTCTTCCAAAGACGCCCATCAGCTGGCTGTGTGCATCCACGATGTTATACGGCCTAGCATCTTTTCTCATGCCAGTTTTTCAGCTCGTGCAGAACTTTGGACTCTGCAGACTATCCTTCTAGTGGAATGCTTTGGAAAGTCTCGAGCGGGACAGAAGCAGCACGACATGAGCCATCTCTTTCATGGGCTTCTTATAAATCTTATTCGCAGATCCGACTGCCAGTCGGTCCGCCCTCAAGGGCCGCCTGTTGACTCCGCCGATGCAAGAGAGGGTGTAGTTCGAGAGGCTTGGAGACGATGGGCCATTGCAGAACAAAAGAAACG TCTCGCACTTCTGTGCTTCATGTGGGATACACAGCATGCAGTTCTGTTCTGCCAGAGCCTGTGCATGTCTGCATTTGAGCTTCGCCTTGAACTGCCATGTAGCCAAAGAATATGGGAAGCTTCAGATCCAACATCGTGGGCAATGGCATGGCGCTCATCAGCCTGCGGTTCCCAGCAAAACTTCTACCTTCCCAGCCTCAAATCATACCTCGGGCCATCAGTGCCGCGTCCAAAAGCATTGACAGGACTGTCTCATGTACTTATGCTGCATGGCTTGATGTCCATCGCTTGGGATATGCAGCGACGCGATCAGACATCGCTCGGAGTAGTGGATGGTGATGGACCCGGATCCAACTGGCGGAAGCTCATAGGGAACGCTTATGACGCGTGGAAGAAGGAGTTTGATGCTTACATAACCTCAATTATTTCTCGACTCCAGAATACACCTGAGGATCAGGCCAGAAGGAGCGAGTACGTAGCATTTGCCACTGCATACAATGCTTTGTTTCACTCAGCACAAGCACTTCTTCATATGGAATTTCTCGATATACAGATTTACGCTGGTGCTCGCCATATCTTGGGCCGACCAGTCCAGCAGAAGGACTATCGTCGCTCCGCAAAAGCGGTCAAACAGTGGGCTTCAGTGACAGAACGACCAGGCAAAAATCAACCTTCAGACGCCGAACATACTACGAGAAGCCACAAGAGGCCAGCATGTGTGGCTGCATGGCATGCATCACGGCTGCTTCATGAAAACACGAAAGTGCTTACTCGGTCAGACGCAATGCAGCTTTTCCACGTCCCCTGGTGTCTATACCTTGCAACTCTTGCATGCTGGGCATTCTGCCACGGTCAGCCCAATAGAGGAGGTATGCTTGATATAgacgatgatgctgatgatagTGATGACGAGAGTGATGAGATCATCTGGAATCCTCGAGGAGAAATGCATAATCTCGTGTCAACAATGGCCCAGAATGGGCCTGAGGATATGGATGTGAAGCCAGGTCAACAGCGACAGATCGTGGGGCTCGTTTGGACTATGGCTGAGACCCTGAGCAAGGTTCGGTGGGGGATCTTGCATGCTGGCGTTGTTGTGTTACGGGGGTTGATACCGCAAAGACTCATCAACCAGTATGATGAGCCTCATGATGATGCTTTTTGA
- a CDS encoding related to ARO8-aromatic amino acid aminotransferase I yields the protein MPLLVVRTRQLSDMGHSTTTEVSGSLGGSQVKIELMRKRRATATKIRPGTAAMSDSDMFKLPADGKPLAKRWETHFSRESNRPPCVLKQAAGYIKTPGLISLGGGLPSSEYFPISEIAMCVPTAPNFSEKQHLLDSRASGAQIARIGKYDTRDGTSDFDISIAFNYGQATGSPQMMRWVTEHVDLVYNPPYADWGVCLTTGSTAALEQTVRMLCDRFRNDSILTEDYTFATAMETFVPQGIKVFGINMDEQGLLPGHMDHILETWDEGDRGARKPHLLYTVPSGQNPTGATQSLDRRREIYKVCQKHDMFIIEDEPYYFIQMKPYTGRGTEVVGNETVDDFLTRLVPTYLSMDVDGRVLRMDSFSKVLVPGSRMGWITASKEVIHKYLCHAEVANQGPSGISQLIIWKLVDETWGHEGYLRWLIDLRTSYTTRRNALLAACEDYLPTDIVSWVPPASGMFLWLKLDHTKHPDYQCRSLEEIEVEIFKNSIDQGVLFARGSWFRAEPHEELKELFLRVTFASAAEGDMCTAVQRLSAAIKKSFRIGF from the exons ATGCCGTTACTTGTCGTTCGAACAAGACAACTAAGCGACATGGGACactcaacaacaacggaGGTATCTGGCTCCCTTGGTGGGAGTCAAGTCAAAATTGAACTCATGCGCAAAAGGCGAGCTACAGCTACCAAAATAAGGCCGGGCACGGCTGCCATGTCAGACAGCGACATGTTCAAATTACCC GCCGATGGAAAGCCTTTAGCCAAACGTTGGGAGA CACACTTCAGTAGGGAGAGCAATCGTCCCCCATGCGTCCTCAAACAAGCCGCCGGTTACATCAAGACACCCGGTCTGATCTCCCTTGGCGGCGGCCTGCCCTCTAGCGAATACTTTCCTATCTCTGAGATCGCCATGTGTGTCCCTACGGCTCCAAACTTCTCCGAGAAGCAGCATCTCCTCGACTCACGAGCTAGTGGCGCCCAGATAGCTCGCATTGGTAAATACGACACCAGGGACGGTACCTCGGACTTCGACATATCTATTGCCTTCAACTACGGCCAAGCAACAGGATCCCCACAGATGATGCGCTGGGTTACAGAACACGTTGACCTTGTCTATAACCCGCCTTATGCAGATTGGGGAGTTTGCCTGACCACTGGAAGTACAGCAGCTCTGGAGCAGACCGTTCGTATGCTCTGCGACCGGTTCAGGAACGATTCCATCCTTACTGAGGACTACACCTTTGCGACAGCGATGGAGACATTTGTTCCACAGGGCATAAAGGTCTTTGGGATCAATATGGACGAGCAGGGACTGTTGCCCGGTCATATGGATCACATTCTGGAGACTTGGGATGAAGGGGATCGAGGCGCTCGGAAGCCCCATCTCCTTTATACCGTGCCTTCGGGACAGAACCCTACTGGCGCGACTCAGAGTCTCGATCGCCGGCGTGAGATTTACAAAGTTTGCCAGAAACATGACATGTTTATCATCGAAGACGAGCCTTACTACTTCATCCAAATGAAGCCCTACACAGGACGAGGGACTGAAGTTGTGGGGAATGAGACTGTCGACGACTTCCTCACTAGACTTGTCCCCACGTATCTCAGCATGGACGTGGATGGCCGAGTCCTTAGAATGGACTCCTTCTCCAAAGTCCTAGTCCCCGGTTCTAGAATGGGTTGGATAACTGCTAGCAAGGAGGTAATCCACAAGTATCTCTGCCATGCTGAAGTTGCAAATCAGGGGCCTAGCGGTATATCACAGCTAATCATCTGGAAACTGGTGGACGAGACATGGGGTCACGAGGGTTATCTCAGGTGGCTCATTGATCTGAGGACGAGCTATACTACAAGGCGCAATGCCTTACTTGCAGCTTGCGAGGACTACTTGCCTACGGATATTGTATCCTGGGTCCCGCCGGCGTCTGGCATGTTT CTATGGTTGAAACTTGATCATACTAAACACCCAGATTACCAGTGTCGAAGTCTGGAGGAAATTGAGGTGGAAATCTTCAAGAACAGCATTGACCAGGGAGTTCTCTTTGCTCGTGGCTCGTGGTTTCGAGCCGAGCCGCATGAGGAACTGAAGGAGCTGTTTCTACGTGTCACATTTGCGAGCGCGGCTGAGGGGGATATGTGTACGGCAGTTCAACGCCTCAGCGCGGCAATCAAGAAGTCTTTTCGAATAGGATTTTAG